The following are encoded in a window of Allosphingosinicella indica genomic DNA:
- a CDS encoding phosphoribosylglycinamide synthetase, whose protein sequence is MSAFVQPLKIPDEAKHRLRILFIAKHAKWAGGLHPEDGNHALYHVEVREILEGLGLNLVLEDRYEALFDRPDVDFVFPLLNRGGFLNSEMMLPLLCTRHGIPFLGASPILRGLSDDKHLTKLEAAARGVPTSPWAIYRRGAPVREAGCPMAERMVIKPNASSASWGVSDAFDWKGVADAVAGIHDQGHDAIVEPFLNGSDVEVPVITVGGKPVVMPMMLFEQADPSHLRTYYEKRDLVDRAQKYQLVPFADARWQPEIDALTLKLVEIFRPFDYGRFEFRLDAEAGEVRMLEVNLNCNLWSQKVYGRSAALFGWSQAELIETILAESLARHGLI, encoded by the coding sequence GTGTCCGCGTTCGTCCAGCCGTTGAAAATTCCCGACGAGGCGAAGCATCGCCTCCGCATCCTCTTCATCGCCAAGCACGCCAAATGGGCCGGCGGCCTCCACCCCGAGGACGGGAATCACGCGCTCTACCATGTCGAGGTGCGCGAGATTCTGGAGGGTCTAGGCCTCAACCTCGTCCTCGAGGACCGCTACGAGGCGCTGTTCGACCGGCCCGACGTCGATTTCGTCTTCCCGCTGCTCAACCGCGGCGGCTTCCTCAATTCGGAGATGATGCTGCCGCTGCTCTGCACGCGCCACGGCATCCCCTTCCTCGGCGCCTCGCCGATCCTGCGCGGCCTCTCCGACGACAAGCATCTGACTAAGCTGGAGGCGGCGGCGCGCGGCGTGCCGACCAGCCCCTGGGCGATCTACCGCCGCGGCGCGCCCGTGCGCGAGGCCGGTTGCCCGATGGCGGAGCGGATGGTCATCAAGCCCAACGCGTCGTCAGCAAGCTGGGGCGTCTCCGACGCGTTCGACTGGAAGGGCGTCGCCGATGCGGTGGCGGGCATCCACGATCAGGGCCATGATGCGATCGTAGAGCCGTTCCTCAACGGCAGCGACGTCGAGGTGCCGGTGATCACCGTTGGCGGCAAACCCGTCGTCATGCCGATGATGCTGTTCGAGCAGGCCGACCCCTCGCACCTGCGCACCTATTACGAGAAGCGCGACCTCGTCGATCGTGCGCAGAAATATCAGCTCGTTCCCTTCGCGGATGCGCGCTGGCAGCCCGAGATCGACGCGCTCACGCTGAAGCTCGTCGAGATCTTCCGCCCGTTCGATTACGGCCGCTTCGAATTCCGCCTCGACGCCGAAGCGGGCGAGGTGCGGATGCTGGAGGTCAACCTCAACTGCAACCTCTGGTCGCAGAAGGTCTACGGCCGCTCCGCCGCGCTCTTCGGCTGGAGCCAGGCCGAACTCATCGAAACCATCCTCGCCGAAAGCCTCGCCCGGCACGGGCTGATCTGA
- a CDS encoding succinate dehydrogenase iron-sulfur subunit, translating to MAEFFLPKNSTIGAGKTHKAAPGAKRVKRFKIYRYDPDSGKNPHYDNFEVDLDECGPMVLDALIKIKSEQDSSLTFRRSCREGICGSCSMNMGGKNGLACTTAIDDLKGDIRITPLPHMDVIKDLVPDFTHFYAQYASIEPWLKTKTPDPSGKERLQSPDDRAKLDGLYECILCACCSTSCPSYWWNSDRFLGPAILLQAYRWLADSRDEYTGERLDELEDPFRLYRCHTIMNCANVCPKGLNPAKAIAETKKMLVERAV from the coding sequence ATGGCCGAATTTTTCCTGCCGAAGAACAGCACGATCGGGGCCGGCAAGACGCACAAGGCGGCGCCGGGCGCCAAGCGCGTGAAGCGGTTCAAGATCTACCGTTATGATCCCGACAGCGGGAAGAACCCGCATTACGACAATTTCGAGGTCGATCTCGACGAGTGCGGGCCGATGGTCCTCGACGCGCTGATCAAGATCAAGAGCGAGCAGGATTCCTCGCTCACCTTCCGCCGCTCGTGCCGCGAGGGCATCTGCGGTTCCTGCTCGATGAACATGGGCGGCAAGAACGGCCTCGCCTGCACCACCGCGATCGACGATCTGAAGGGCGACATCCGCATCACGCCGCTGCCGCATATGGACGTGATCAAGGATCTGGTCCCCGATTTCACCCATTTCTACGCGCAATATGCCTCGATCGAGCCGTGGCTGAAGACCAAGACGCCAGATCCCTCGGGCAAGGAACGGCTGCAATCGCCCGACGACCGCGCCAAGCTCGACGGGCTTTACGAGTGCATCCTGTGCGCCTGCTGCTCGACGAGCTGCCCGAGCTACTGGTGGAATTCCGACCGCTTCCTCGGCCCCGCCATCCTGCTCCAGGCCTATCGCTGGCTCGCCGACAGCCGCGACGAATATACCGGCGAGCGGCTCGACGAGCTGGAAGACCCCTTCCGCCTCTATCGCTGCCACACGATCATGAACTGCGCGAACGTCTGCCCCAAGGGCCTCAACCCCGCCAAGGCGATCGCCGAAACCAAGAAGATGCTCGTCGAGCGCGCGGTCTGA
- a CDS encoding PaaI family thioesterase, whose protein sequence is MSDIHPLIRHEAHPDHPGWMSWAPPDDSRFNGAIGELLVRAEGPGAARCRMFPTVAHANLAGLVHGGAILAFVDFALFAGGHMAGAAVATGVTLDFSMQFLAPGVTGKPLDTRVELLRETGRLAFLRGTVEQEDVLVAAWSATLRKGAHKA, encoded by the coding sequence ATGAGCGACATCCACCCCCTTATCCGGCACGAGGCGCATCCCGATCATCCCGGCTGGATGAGCTGGGCGCCGCCCGACGACAGCCGCTTCAATGGCGCGATCGGCGAACTGCTGGTCCGCGCCGAGGGCCCGGGCGCCGCGCGCTGCCGGATGTTCCCCACCGTCGCCCATGCCAACCTCGCCGGGCTGGTCCACGGCGGCGCGATTCTGGCCTTCGTCGATTTCGCCCTGTTCGCCGGCGGGCACATGGCGGGCGCCGCCGTCGCGACCGGCGTCACGCTCGATTTCTCGATGCAATTCCTGGCGCCCGGCGTCACCGGCAAGCCGCTCGACACGCGGGTCGAACTGCTCCGCGAGACCGGCCGCCTCGCCTTCCTCCGCGGCACGGTCGAGCAGGAGGACGTGCTCGTCGCCGCCTGGTCCGCGACCTTACGCAAGGGCGCGCACAAGGCGTGA
- the zapE gene encoding cell division protein ZapE translates to MTAVGRRYEQLIAAGELQADDDQRRAILTLDRLAADFEAQKSGGGFLAGLFGRKPEPPCGIYMWGGVGRGKSMLMDLFYGCVAGVPKRRVHFHEFMLEVHGRLRTEREKESGDPIAPVAAAIAAEARLLAFDEMVVNNSADAMILSRLFTALLAGGVTIVTTSNRPPGDLYKDGLNREHFLPFIALVESALDVVPLNGPTDYRLERLGGMPTWHVPNGAEATAALSEAFFRLTDYPPEDRANVPAEDIAVPGGRTLHVPKSLKGVAVFSFKRLCAEARGAADYLAIARKYHTVILVGIPRLGPENRNEAARFVTLIDALYEHKVKLLAAADAAPADLYVAGDGAFEFERTASRLMEMQSDAYLAAGHGAA, encoded by the coding sequence GTGACTGCGGTCGGGCGCCGCTACGAGCAGCTCATCGCCGCCGGCGAGCTCCAGGCCGACGACGATCAGCGCCGCGCGATCCTGACGCTCGACCGGCTCGCCGCCGATTTCGAGGCGCAGAAGTCGGGCGGCGGCTTCCTCGCCGGCCTGTTCGGCCGCAAGCCCGAGCCGCCGTGCGGCATCTACATGTGGGGCGGCGTCGGGCGCGGCAAATCGATGCTGATGGACCTATTCTACGGCTGCGTCGCCGGCGTGCCCAAGCGCCGCGTCCACTTCCACGAGTTCATGCTGGAGGTGCACGGGCGGCTGCGCACCGAGCGCGAGAAGGAGAGCGGCGATCCGATCGCCCCCGTCGCCGCCGCGATCGCCGCCGAGGCGCGGCTGCTCGCCTTCGACGAGATGGTGGTCAACAACAGCGCCGACGCGATGATCCTCTCGCGCCTGTTCACCGCGCTGCTGGCGGGCGGCGTCACAATCGTCACCACTTCCAACCGGCCGCCCGGAGATCTCTACAAGGACGGTCTCAACCGCGAGCATTTCCTGCCCTTCATCGCGCTCGTCGAAAGCGCGCTCGACGTGGTGCCGCTGAACGGCCCGACCGATTACCGGCTGGAGCGGCTGGGCGGCATGCCGACCTGGCACGTCCCCAATGGCGCGGAGGCGACCGCGGCGCTGTCCGAAGCCTTCTTCCGCCTTACCGACTACCCCCCCGAAGACCGCGCCAACGTCCCCGCCGAAGATATCGCGGTGCCCGGCGGGCGGACGCTGCACGTGCCCAAGAGCCTGAAAGGCGTCGCCGTCTTCTCGTTCAAGCGGCTCTGCGCCGAGGCGCGCGGCGCGGCGGATTACCTCGCGATCGCGCGGAAATATCATACCGTCATTCTTGTCGGCATTCCGCGGCTGGGGCCGGAGAACCGCAACGAGGCGGCGCGCTTCGTCACGCTGATCGACGCGCTCTACGAGCATAAGGTGAAACTGCTCGCCGCCGCCGACGCCGCCCCTGCCGATCTCTACGTGGCGGGCGACGGCGCGTTCGAGTTCGAGCGCACCGCATCGCGCCTGATGGAAATGCAGAGCGACGCCTATCTCGCCGCCGGTCACGGCGCCGCTTGA
- a CDS encoding M20/M25/M40 family metallo-hydrolase translates to MRHLALAAALALLPAASQAAAPGQWHQTARDIYKQAIEIPTVEGRKGTNAALAEALKARFVAAGITDATVRPYADTAALVVRWPAAGKASAKPIMLMAHMDVVEALPADWSVTDPFKLVEKDGYFYGRGTSDDKQGVVAVTTALLQLKAEGFRPTRDIIVLFTGDEETAGEGARLAANEWPEFKGLEYGLNADGGGGGFRKDGSPLGFGLQTAEKTYVSYSFTTRNPGGHSSQPRPDNAIYQLADALKRLETHRFQPALNETTRAYFTERAKQEKGPLGDAMRRWLADEKDGAAADAIEASEEEVGRTRTRCVATRLAGGHADNALPQTARATVNCRILPGVDPSVIEAELKALAGPLVEVATSDPGTPTPASPLRPDVVRAYTAAVHARHPGSPIIPQMSTGATDGLFFRAVGVPVYGVDGAWGVVPDDDRAHGKDERLAVKALYDNVDHWHAMISALAGK, encoded by the coding sequence TTGCGCCACCTCGCCCTCGCCGCCGCGCTCGCCCTCCTCCCCGCCGCATCCCAGGCCGCCGCGCCCGGCCAGTGGCACCAGACGGCGCGTGACATCTACAAGCAGGCGATCGAGATACCGACCGTAGAGGGGCGCAAGGGCACCAACGCGGCGCTCGCCGAGGCATTGAAGGCGCGCTTCGTCGCGGCCGGGATCACCGACGCCACGGTGCGCCCCTATGCCGACACCGCCGCGCTCGTCGTGCGCTGGCCGGCGGCGGGCAAGGCATCCGCCAAGCCGATCATGCTGATGGCGCATATGGACGTCGTGGAGGCGCTGCCCGCGGACTGGTCGGTCACCGATCCGTTCAAGCTTGTCGAGAAGGACGGCTATTTCTACGGTCGCGGCACCAGCGACGACAAGCAGGGCGTGGTCGCGGTCACCACGGCCTTGCTCCAGCTCAAGGCGGAGGGCTTCCGCCCCACCCGCGACATCATCGTCCTCTTCACCGGCGACGAGGAGACGGCGGGCGAGGGCGCGCGGCTGGCGGCGAACGAGTGGCCCGAGTTCAAGGGGCTCGAATATGGCCTCAATGCCGATGGCGGCGGCGGCGGCTTCCGCAAGGACGGATCGCCGCTCGGCTTCGGGCTGCAGACCGCCGAGAAGACCTATGTCAGCTACAGCTTCACCACCCGCAATCCGGGCGGGCACAGCTCGCAGCCGCGGCCCGACAATGCGATCTACCAGCTCGCCGATGCGCTGAAGCGGCTCGAGACACATCGCTTCCAGCCCGCGCTCAACGAGACGACGCGCGCCTATTTCACCGAGCGCGCCAAGCAGGAGAAGGGGCCGCTGGGCGATGCGATGCGCCGCTGGCTGGCCGACGAGAAGGACGGCGCCGCCGCCGACGCGATCGAGGCGAGCGAGGAGGAAGTCGGCCGCACCCGCACCCGCTGCGTCGCCACCCGGCTCGCCGGCGGCCATGCCGACAATGCGCTGCCGCAGACCGCGCGCGCCACCGTCAATTGCCGCATCCTGCCCGGCGTCGATCCGTCGGTGATCGAGGCGGAACTGAAGGCGCTCGCCGGCCCGCTGGTCGAGGTCGCGACGAGCGATCCCGGCACGCCGACCCCCGCCTCGCCACTCCGCCCCGACGTGGTGCGCGCCTATACTGCGGCGGTGCACGCCCGCCATCCGGGCTCGCCGATCATCCCGCAGATGTCGACCGGCGCGACCGACGGCCTGTTCTTCCGCGCGGTAGGCGTTCCCGTCTATGGCGTCGACGGTGCCTGGGGCGTCGTCCCCGACGACGACCGCGCCCACGGCAAGGACGAGCGGCTGGCGGTCAAGGCGCTCTACGACAATGTCGATCACTGGCACGCAATGATCTCTGCGCTGGCGGGCAAATAA
- the mdh gene encoding malate dehydrogenase, which produces MARKKIALIGAGNIGGTLAHLAAKKELGDIVLFDVVEGVPQGKALDLSQCGPIEGFDAKITGSNDYKDIAGADVIIVTAGVARKPGMSRDDLIGINLKVMKAVGEGIKANAPDAFVICITNPLDAMVWALREFSGLPHEKVVGMAGVLDSARFSHFLAEEFQVSVKDVNTFVLGGHGDTMVPVLKYSTVSGIPVNDLVAMGFSSKEKIDEIVTRTRGGGGEIVALLKTGSAYYAPATSAIAMAEAYLGDQKRILPCAAYLTGQYGVDDLYVGVPVMIGAGGAEKIVEVELDDEAKANLKVSVDAVKELLEACKGIDSSLA; this is translated from the coding sequence ATGGCTCGCAAGAAGATCGCGCTCATCGGCGCCGGCAACATCGGCGGCACGCTCGCCCATCTCGCGGCGAAGAAGGAACTGGGCGACATCGTCCTGTTCGACGTCGTCGAAGGCGTGCCGCAGGGCAAGGCGCTCGACCTCAGCCAGTGCGGCCCGATCGAGGGCTTCGACGCGAAGATCACCGGCTCCAACGATTACAAGGACATCGCGGGCGCGGACGTCATCATCGTCACTGCCGGCGTCGCCCGCAAGCCGGGGATGAGCCGCGACGATCTCATCGGCATCAACCTCAAGGTGATGAAGGCGGTGGGCGAGGGCATCAAGGCCAATGCGCCCGACGCCTTCGTCATCTGCATCACCAACCCGCTCGACGCGATGGTGTGGGCGCTGCGCGAATTTTCGGGCCTCCCGCACGAGAAGGTCGTCGGCATGGCGGGCGTGCTGGATTCGGCGCGCTTCAGCCACTTCCTCGCCGAGGAGTTCCAGGTCTCGGTCAAGGACGTCAATACCTTCGTCCTCGGCGGCCATGGGGACACGATGGTGCCAGTGCTGAAATACAGCACGGTCAGCGGCATCCCGGTCAACGACTTGGTCGCGATGGGCTTCTCGTCGAAGGAGAAGATCGACGAGATCGTCACGCGCACCCGCGGCGGCGGCGGTGAGATCGTCGCGCTCTTGAAGACCGGCAGCGCCTATTACGCCCCGGCGACCAGCGCGATCGCGATGGCCGAAGCCTATCTCGGCGATCAGAAGCGCATCCTGCCCTGCGCCGCCTATCTCACCGGCCAATATGGGGTCGACGATCTTTACGTCGGCGTGCCGGTGATGATCGGCGCTGGCGGCGCCGAGAAGATCGTCGAGGTCGAGCTGGACGACGAAGCCAAGGCCAACCTCAAGGTCAGCGTCGACGCGGTCAAGGAACTGCTGGAAGCCTGCAAGGGGATCGACAGCTCGCTGGCCTGA